The nucleotide sequence TGAGCAGCAGCATGAAGGCGACGAGGCTGGCGACGAGGCCGCCCGCCCATGCCCACCAGAACCGCCCCGTCTTGCGCAGCAGCCAGTACACGCCAAGTAGGAAGATCGCCCCGATCACCGCGCTCAGCACAAGGCCGATGGCACCCTGTGCGACAAAATCGGACAGCGGCTGGCTCGTGCGGTCATATTGCGTTTCGCGCCACCAGTCGGTGTAGATCGACCACGGCAGCGTCAGCAGCGTGCTGATGATGAGGAAGGTTGTCGCCACCAGCAGGATGCGCAGCCACCGCTTCTCGGTATAGGCGGCCACGCGGTCGAGCACGCCCCAGCGCACGATCACCCACGTCACCAATGCTGAGACGACCAGCCCCCACAGTATCAGCCAGTGATTGCCCGTGGTGTAGTCGCGCGCCAGCGCCAGTTCCTCGGCGCTCAGCGTCGCCATCCATTCCTGCGTCGCCGCAGCGGCCAGTATTTGCATCGTGTTCCCCTCTCCCGAGACCCTGTCAGCCCGAAAGCTGTTTAACCCAGTCCAAGCACATCGTTCATCGTATAGCGACCGGCCTCCCGACCAATCAGCCATGCGGCTCCACGAACGGCGCCGCGCGCGAAGATGGAGCGGTTTTCCGCGCTGTGCGAGAGCGTGATGCGCTCCTGCTCGCCGGCGAAAATGGCCGAGTGATCGCCCGCAACCGTGCCGCCGCGCAGCGATGCGAAGCCGATGGCACCCTGCGCCCGCTCGCCTGTCATCCCGTCGCGTCCACGCTCGCTATTGTCATCCAGCGCGATGCCGCGCCCCTCGGCGGCGGCCATGCCCATGAGCAGCGCGGTGCCCGAAGGCGCGTCGACCTTGTGGCGATGATGCATCTCCACGATCTCGATATCCCAGTCCTCGCCCAGCGTCTCTGCCGCGCGGTGGATCAGGTGGCACAGCACGTTCACACCGAGCGAGGTATTGCCAGTATGGAGAACGGGGATCGCTTCGGCAGCCTCGTCGATGGCGCGGTGATGCTCGTCTTCCAGCCCGGTGGTGCCGATGAGGATGGGAATGCCAGCTTCTCGCGCCGCCTGCAGATTGCCCGCCAGCGCGCCGGGCGCGGAGAAATCGACCAGCGCATCGCTCTTCGCGGCCAGCGCGCCCACGGCATCGCCATGATCCGCGCCGCCTGCGAAGCTGTGTTCGCTGCCCTCAAGCACGTCGGCAATCGCCTGCCCCATGCGCCCTGCGCTGCCGATAATGCCGATCTTTGCCACTCTCACTCCTTAATCGTCATGCTGAACTTGTTTCAGCATCCATCCTGCCTCACACACCGGCCGGAGCATGATGATCGATAGACCCTGAAACAAGTTCAGGGTAACGACAAGTGATGGAGAACCAGCATCGTAAATATCGTCATCCTCACGGGCGCAGGAATCTCCGCAGAAAGCGGACTCAAGACCTTCCGCGCGGAGGACGGATTGTGGGAGAACCACCCGGTCGAGCAAGTAGCAACGCCAGAGGGGTTCGCCCGTGACCCCGACCTCGTGCAGCGCTTTTACGACGAGCGTCGCGCACAAATCCGCGCTGCCGCGCCGAACGCCGCACATAAGGCTCTCGGTCGGCTGGAGCGCGAATTCGACGGCAATCTCCTGCTGGTCACCCAGAACATCGACGACCTGCACGAGCGCGGCGGAGCAACGCAAACGCTCCACATGCACGGCGAGGCGCTGTCGGCCTGGTGCCTGTCGTGCGACACACGCCACAGCTGGTCCACAACCTTGCGCGACAGCCCCCAATGCCCCTCTTGCGGAGACGCGGCGTTGCGGCCCGACATCGTGTGGTTCGGCGAAATGCCCTATCAGATGGACCGGATCTTCGACGCGCTGTCGCGGGCGGACCTGTTCGTCTCAATCGGCACCAGCGGCGCGGTCTATCCCGCCGCCGGCTTCGTGCAGCAAGCCTCTGCCAATGGCGCGCGCACGCTGGAGCTGAACCTCGAGCGCAGCGCAGGCTCGCACCTGTTCGACGAGACGCGGCTCGGCCCGGCGAGCGAACTTGTGCCGACGTGGGTGGACGAGATGCTGGCAGGCGATTGACCCGCCTTTAACCATGACGCGCTATCGTGCCGGGATGACGACGTTCCTGCGCATCCTGATGCTGATCTGCCTGCTGCCCTATGCCTGGGTTGGCTGGTACTGGCTGGATTTCTGGTTGCTGGCCGAGACCGACAATATCGATGCCCAGATGCTTCTCAACTCATTCGTGCTTTTTTGCGCGGCGCCGTTCCTGATCGCCTTTTTTGCGATCGTTGGCAGCGTGAGGGGCGCGATTGCGCTGAAGGATGGATTGGCTGACAGAAAACCCGCTCAAGTCGTGCGAAATTCCGGCTGGCTCTGGCTTACCGTCAGTATTGCCGTCGCTGCGACTGCGACGTCATTGCAGCTTTATAGCATCTGGTTTCCCGACGTGCCCGAGGGGCGGGACCGGCTGGGGCGTATTTGCGAGACCACCGAAACGGGCAGCACACGGTGTCGCCCCGATCCGGACAACACGGAGACATTTCTCGACCAGGTGAACCGCAAGATTCGCGACGGGGAGCTATAGCGGGGCCGAAATTTCGAGGTTTCCATTCGTGCTGCAAGGTCTTGGCAGATTATTGCAAAGGCGCCAGATGGTTAACGCGCGTGGCAGGTCATCGCCGCTATGCTACATGACACTATGACGTCACGGCGCCGCGCGAGTGCCGACACGCCATGAAGGGGTCGGACCTTTGCCCATTTTGAAGGCGGTTCTGACATGACATTGCATTCAACGCTGGATGGCGTTGCCGAAATCTACAGGCGGCTGGAAACTGCTGCGTTGCACGACACCACGCCGGATGCGGAGGAAATCCTCTATCTGCGGCGCCAGTTCGCCAAGGCCTATCTCGCCTTTACCGAGGCGCTGGACGATCCTGCCTTCCAGGCTGCCCACCCGGCGCTCGCCGCTTCGCTCAAGGACCGGATGGGCACGCTGCGCATCCGCCTGATGACGCATACGCTCGACTGGCAGCCAGACCACATCCGGCAAGAGCC is from Aurantiacibacter gangjinensis and encodes:
- a CDS encoding NAD-dependent deacylase, translated to MVNIVILTGAGISAESGLKTFRAEDGLWENHPVEQVATPEGFARDPDLVQRFYDERRAQIRAAAPNAAHKALGRLEREFDGNLLLVTQNIDDLHERGGATQTLHMHGEALSAWCLSCDTRHSWSTTLRDSPQCPSCGDAALRPDIVWFGEMPYQMDRIFDALSRADLFVSIGTSGAVYPAAGFVQQASANGARTLELNLERSAGSHLFDETRLGPASELVPTWVDEMLAGD
- the dapB gene encoding 4-hydroxy-tetrahydrodipicolinate reductase, which codes for MAKIGIIGSAGRMGQAIADVLEGSEHSFAGGADHGDAVGALAAKSDALVDFSAPGALAGNLQAAREAGIPILIGTTGLEDEHHRAIDEAAEAIPVLHTGNTSLGVNVLCHLIHRAAETLGEDWDIEIVEMHHRHKVDAPSGTALLMGMAAAEGRGIALDDNSERGRDGMTGERAQGAIGFASLRGGTVAGDHSAIFAGEQERITLSHSAENRSIFARGAVRGAAWLIGREAGRYTMNDVLGLG